One Saccharomyces mikatae IFO 1815 strain IFO1815 genome assembly, chromosome: 16 genomic region harbors:
- the YPP1 gene encoding Ypp1p (similar to Saccharomyces cerevisiae YPP1 (YGR198W)) produces the protein MSNSRAQNALVAPSKIIDLVDQALKARLLGSSTFYSGFESLDSVLNLQFRLHYHVIGSKKLAMPVCDVLWKDSQKLEKNLSMMEELNKYPNIKKLVEKILFNCFGILSFYRGQFQESQRFLLHSLKLHKNTASQNTAIAKQYDQYLILENLYYRGLISEDINIMQNIFYKELLTHVVAIPPESNGLLFEYITMIVATLKFNQIQDLASNLKTTADNPFILFLYVIKKFQSPSQKHIDNDDLYLKFGQNILSKAKFPSASEANNENLEHFIVFLQYYFKFTYINDIKVNLGWHNFIISSMEKTFQSIEVSKTAMLLFQNLSKNCNDETKKKTMKKESILNFVNFVKYNDKYYQLHDNSHRDIISFIDAYAFILQDSSKVDSIENIFDYDSTVSMFATSLDSLYKEYNLPLTSQAESLDWLENNTRCVYPQNVSKVLANAWSTLYEIRKYQLDFLISNDLTSYLCNAMMLSTKEKNSADVEEEEKGEDEKALRELQFKYSYTLAQQRHIETAIKTLESLILSKNPNYYKAWHLLALCRSVQEDKEISYKIVCSVLEAMNESLQNNTLLLHDRWQFIHLKLTQLAIIEEIFGTLEALETLPEVFELYTTLFSDSKPEFSSMGPKYSQTKEYLLQMIWIFAANMYMRTKDNDEDAKAAIKEAINVESKFKNLNSNIANGYLSIIKDEPNVALKEFETVLYYDENNLDALIGFAELIFPEELSIDEKNLESYYTLSLEEKPSKRAQLTFVNETDRSAAYARLKFLLECAILESIDAYYSPEVWWYLSLIYEKYQDDEYKNSLLKCVKYQELNPVRSLRFCNY, from the coding sequence ATGTCTAATTCTAGAGCACAAAATGCCCTTGTTGCACCATCGAAGATAATAGATTTGGTCGACCAAGCATTAAAAGCGCGACTCTTGGGCAGTAGCACTTTCTATTCAGGATTTGAAAGTTTGGATTCTGTGCTAAATTTACAATTTAGACTACATTACCATGTTATCGGGTCTAAGAAGCTTGCAATGCCCGTATGTGATGTTTTATGGAAGGACAGCCAGAAACTAGAGAAAAATCTGAGCATGATGGAGGAATTGAATAAATATCCtaacatcaaaaaattggtcGAGAAGATTCTATTCAATTGCTTCGGTATCCTTTCCTTTTACAGGGGTCAATTTCAGGAATCGCAGCGGTTCTTGCTGCACTCTTTAAAGCTTCACAAGAACACCGCGTCGCAAAATACGGCGATTGCAAAACAGTATGATCAATATCTAATTCTGGAAAACTTATACTATCGTGGTCTAATTTCTGAAGACATTAATATAATGCAAAATATCTTTTACAAAGAACTATTAACACATGTGGTTGCGATCCCTCCTGAATCAAACGGGCTTCTTTTCGAGTATATCACTATGATTGTCGCAACGTTAAAGTTCAATCAAATCCAAGATTTAGCAAGTAATCTGAAAACTACTGCCGATAATCCCTttatcctttttctttatgtTATAAAGAAGTTCCAGTCACCTTCCCAAAAACACATTGACAATGATGACCtttatttgaaatttgggcaaaatattttatcaaaggCTAAATTCCCCAGTGCGAGTGAGGCAAATAACGAAAACTTAGAGCACTTCATCGTTTTTTTGCAGtattatttcaaattcacTTACATCAATGATATAAAAGTGAATCTTGGCTGGCACAATTTCATAATATCCTCCATGGAAAAGACTTTTCAAAGCATTGAGGTTTCGAAAACAGCAATgcttcttttccaaaatctCAGCAAAAACTGTAATGatgaaactaaaaaaaaaacaatgaagaaagaatctatattgaattttgttaattttgTGAAATATAACGACAAATACTATCAACTACACGATAACTCCCATCGTGacatcatttctttcatagACGCCTATGCATTTATTCTACAAGATTCTTCCAAAGTAGATTCAATCGAAAATATCTTCGATTATGACAGTACAGTATCTATGTTCGCCACTTCCTTAGATTCCCTTTACAAAGAGTATAATTTGCCACTAACGAGTCAAGCAGAATCCTTAGATTGGCTAGAAAACAATACCAGATGTGTATATCCACAAAACGtttcaaaagttcttgCAAATGCATGGTCGACTTTGTATGaaattagaaaatatcaGTTGGATTTTCTTATATCTAATGATTTGACTTCATATTTATGTAATGCAATGATGttatcaacaaaagaaaaaaacagtgCTGATGTTGAGGAGGAGGAAAAAGGAGAGGATGAGAAGGCATTACGTGAATTACAATTTAAATATTCTTACACTCTAGCACAACAAAGACACATTGAAACTGCAATCAAGACCCTAGAATCCTTGATACTGAGTAAGAATCCCAACTACTATAAAGCTTGGCACCTATTGGCTCTTTGTAGGTCCGTTCAAGAGGACAAAGAAATATCGTACAAAATTGTTTGCTCTGTTCTAGAGGCCATGAACGAAAGCCTTCAAAATAACACTTTACTCTTACATGATAGATGGCAGTTCATTCACCTGAAATTAACCCAATTAGCTatcattgaagaaattttcgGCACTTTGGAAGCACTAGAGACACTTCCAGAGGTCTTCGAACTATACACAACCTTATTCTCAGACTCAAAACCTGAATTCAGTAGTATGGGTCCTAAATATTCTCAAACTAAGGAATATCTTCTACAAATGATTTGGATCTTCGCTGCTAATATGTACATGAGAACTAAAGACAACGATGAGGATGCCAAGGCTGCAATAAAAGAAGCTATCAATGTAGAAAGTAAATTTAAGAACCTAAATTCTAATATTGCCAACGGTTACttatcaataataaaagatgaACCCAACGTCGCGTTAAAGGAATTTGAAACTGTATTGTACTACGATGAGAATAACTTAGATGCCTTGATCGGGTTCGCAGAGTTGATATTTCCTGAAGAGTTAAGTATAGATGAGAAAAATCTCGAGAGTTATTATACCCTCAGTCTCGAGGAAAAACCGAGTAAGAGAGCTCAACTTACATTTGTGAATGAAACGGATAGGTCAGCAGCGTATGCAAGATTAAAATTTCTGCTGGAGTGCGCGATACTAGAATCAATCGATGCTTATTATTCCCCAGAGGTATGGTGGTATTTGTCGCTCATCTAcgaaaaatatcaagatGACGAATACAAAAATTCTCTATTAAAATGTGTTAAATATCAAGAATTAAATCCCGTTCGCTCTTTGAGATTTTGTAACTATTGA